From Xiphophorus hellerii strain 12219 chromosome 6, Xiphophorus_hellerii-4.1, whole genome shotgun sequence, the proteins below share one genomic window:
- the mapre2 gene encoding microtubule-associated protein RP/EB family member 2 isoform X1, with product MPGPTQALSPNGENNNDIVQDNGTNIIPYRKNTVRGERAYSWGMAVNVYSTSITQETMSRHDIIAWVNDILCLNYTKVEQLSSGAAYCQFMDLLFPGCISLKKVKFQAKLEHEYIHNFKLLQASFKRMNVDKIIPVEKLVKGRFQDNLDFIQWFKKFFDANYDGKEYDPVEARQGQDAIPPPDPGEQIFNLPKKSHHAASSPTAGASRLSSSTPKASTPTSRPSSAKKIPATVSTPAKGEKELEVQVTHLTEQVNTLKLALEGVEKERDYYFSKLREVEMLCQEQGEENSPFVDRLMEVLYASDEQDRGDLAEGDGQEADQQAHEATSQDPQEEQDEY from the exons ATGCCCGGTCCCACCCAAGCCCTTTCCCCAAATGGAGAGAATAACAACGACATCGTCCAGGACAACGGAACCAACATCATTCCTTACAGGAAAAATACTGTGCGGGGAGAGCGCGCCTACAG CTGGGGGATGGCGGTCAACGTATATTCTACCTCAATAACCCAGGAGACTATGAGCAGGCATGACATCATTGCCTGGGTTAATGATATTCTCTGCCTAAACTACACAAAAGTGGAGCAGCTATCGTCAG GGGCTGCTTATTGCCAGTTCATGGATCTGCTCTTCCCTGGCTGCATCAGTCTTAAAAAGGTCAAATTTCAAGCTAAATTGGAACATGAATACATTCACAATTTCAAACTCCTGCAGGCGTCCTTCAAAAGGATGAATGTGGACAAG ATTATTCCAGTGGAGAAACTCGTTAAAGGCAGATTTCAGGACAACTTGGATTTCATCCAGTGGTTTAAGAAGTTCTTTGATGCCAACTATGATGGTAAAGAGTACGACCCGGTGGAAGCCAGGCAGGGTCAGGATGCCATACCCCCGCCTGATCCTGGTGAGCAAATCTTCAACCTGCCAAAGAAGTCTCACCATGCAGCCAGCTCCCCCACGGCAG GAGCTTCAAGGTTGAGCTCCTCTACTCCCAAGGCTTCAACGCCAACATCCAGACCCTCTTCAGCCAAAAAGATACCTGCAACTGTATCGACTCCTGCCAAAGGAGAGAAAGAACTGGAAGTGCAGGTCACTCATCTTACTGAGCAG gtgaACACATTAAAGTTGGCACTGGAAGGGGTTGAAAAGGAGCGGGACTACTACTTCAGCAAGCTGCGGGAAGTGGAGATGCTGTGTCAGGAACAGGGTGAAGAAAACAGCCCGTTTGTCGATCGGCTAATGGAGGTGCTATATGCATCGGACGAACAG GACCGAGGGGATCTGGCTGAGGGTGACGGGCAGGAAGCGGACCAGCAAGCCCACGAGGCGACATCACAAGATCCGCAGGAAGAACAAGATGAATACTAA
- the mapre2 gene encoding microtubule-associated protein RP/EB family member 2 isoform X2, which translates to MAVNVYSTSITQETMSRHDIIAWVNDILCLNYTKVEQLSSGAAYCQFMDLLFPGCISLKKVKFQAKLEHEYIHNFKLLQASFKRMNVDKIIPVEKLVKGRFQDNLDFIQWFKKFFDANYDGKEYDPVEARQGQDAIPPPDPGEQIFNLPKKSHHAASSPTAGASRLSSSTPKASTPTSRPSSAKKIPATVSTPAKGEKELEVQVTHLTEQVNTLKLALEGVEKERDYYFSKLREVEMLCQEQGEENSPFVDRLMEVLYASDEQDRGDLAEGDGQEADQQAHEATSQDPQEEQDEY; encoded by the exons ATGGCGGTCAACGTATATTCTACCTCAATAACCCAGGAGACTATGAGCAGGCATGACATCATTGCCTGGGTTAATGATATTCTCTGCCTAAACTACACAAAAGTGGAGCAGCTATCGTCAG GGGCTGCTTATTGCCAGTTCATGGATCTGCTCTTCCCTGGCTGCATCAGTCTTAAAAAGGTCAAATTTCAAGCTAAATTGGAACATGAATACATTCACAATTTCAAACTCCTGCAGGCGTCCTTCAAAAGGATGAATGTGGACAAG ATTATTCCAGTGGAGAAACTCGTTAAAGGCAGATTTCAGGACAACTTGGATTTCATCCAGTGGTTTAAGAAGTTCTTTGATGCCAACTATGATGGTAAAGAGTACGACCCGGTGGAAGCCAGGCAGGGTCAGGATGCCATACCCCCGCCTGATCCTGGTGAGCAAATCTTCAACCTGCCAAAGAAGTCTCACCATGCAGCCAGCTCCCCCACGGCAG GAGCTTCAAGGTTGAGCTCCTCTACTCCCAAGGCTTCAACGCCAACATCCAGACCCTCTTCAGCCAAAAAGATACCTGCAACTGTATCGACTCCTGCCAAAGGAGAGAAAGAACTGGAAGTGCAGGTCACTCATCTTACTGAGCAG gtgaACACATTAAAGTTGGCACTGGAAGGGGTTGAAAAGGAGCGGGACTACTACTTCAGCAAGCTGCGGGAAGTGGAGATGCTGTGTCAGGAACAGGGTGAAGAAAACAGCCCGTTTGTCGATCGGCTAATGGAGGTGCTATATGCATCGGACGAACAG GACCGAGGGGATCTGGCTGAGGGTGACGGGCAGGAAGCGGACCAGCAAGCCCACGAGGCGACATCACAAGATCCGCAGGAAGAACAAGATGAATACTAA